In Rhodoferax sediminis, the sequence CCTACAAGACTCACTAACAGAATGCGCTCACCGCCACGCGCCGACCCATTGCGCATAGGCCGTCAAGTTGGGCGGCACGGCGCCGCGCACTTCGCAGATATACCCGGCGAACGCATTGGCGCGTGCCAGCGTGGTGCCCATGTCCCAGCCGCGCAGCAGCCCTGCCAGCGCCACCGCCGAGAACGAATCGCCGGCACCGACCGTGTCGACCAGGCTGATGGGCCGCGTGTCGCGGCCCCGGGCGATACAGCGGCCTTCGCTGTCGAACGCCAGCGCGCCCTCGGCGCCGCAGGTGACGAGCAGCATCTGCAGCGGCAGGCATTGCAGCAGATGGCGGGCGCTGTCCGGCATCGGTATCTCGCTGGCGGCCGGCACATCGAGCCAGCCGCACAGCATGGCCAGGCCAGTTCCTCGTCGTTGACCTTGAGCACGTCCGCCAGGTCGATCGCCTGCAGCACCACCTCGCGTGGCACCTGGCCCTCGCGCCAGTTCAGGTCCAGGTAGA encodes:
- a CDS encoding carbohydrate kinase family protein: MLCGWLDVPAASEIPMPDSARHLLQCLPLQMLLVTCGAEGALAFDSEGRCIARGRDTRPISLVDTVGAGDSFSAVALAGLLRGWDMGTTLARANAFAGYICEVRGAVPPNLTAYAQWVGAWR